A part of Gallus gallus isolate bGalGal1 chromosome 26, bGalGal1.mat.broiler.GRCg7b, whole genome shotgun sequence genomic DNA contains:
- the LOC124416953 gene encoding uncharacterized protein LOC124416953, translating to MLIPPCSSRCSIVRTLPRSPSRAFFLSCCDALGGSEGPRTGITQECRMDEAVGFGTGAGEMDPESCARLPPPMHCPAGLELLWPHFSSFRVGSGIKKIYILYIYIWSKKKKKKKKRKKHDSMTTNPQTSSQLPPSRRTPRGNRRWREPEQEVVVLGVAQVILHGYVCKSGGAWGGPVGNSVGQRRASGGRAGGERREGRERRRRLLGGAMWESSPTWEPCQLPAKGYSPAAPRAHQRRVGSCHASKARGRQRERNRYRQRRAASFAPRSSAACFDLKPPEGKAPHEADGCQGWGGRGRGYACMRGRGAGGVGGGCWHRSLLAVWINMREMRLSLCLLSAPARGWVTALFGVAVPRRAWQQLPRRAAGCTAAPRPLVRAR from the coding sequence ATGTTAATTCCTCCTTGCTCTTCTCGCTGCTCGATTGTGAGGACTCTGCCTCGCTCTCCCTCTcgtgctttctttctttcctgttgcgATGCTCTGGGCGGCTCGGAGGGACCCCGGACTGGAATAACTCAGGAGTGCCGCATGGATGAGGCCGTGGGGTTTGGAACCGGGGCGGGCGAGATGGATCCCGAGAGCTGCGCTCGCCTCCCGCCCCCCATGCATTGTCCTGCTGGCTTGGAGCTGCTCTGGCCCCATTTTTCATCCTTCCGTGTTGGGTCCggcataaaaaaaatatatattttatatatatatatatggtcaaaaaaaaaaaaaaaaaagaaaaaaagaaaaaagcatgatTCAATGACGACAAACCCCCAAacctcctcccagctccccccGTCTCGCCGCACACCGCGTGGAAACAGGCGTTGGAGGGAGCCGGAGCAGGAAGTTGTTGTGCTCGGTGTTGCCCAGGTCATCCTTCACGGGTACGTGTGCAAGAGCGGCGGCGCGTGGGGCGGCCCCGTGGGCAACAGCGTGGGGCAACGCCGGGCCTCGGGGGGCAGAGCgggtggggagaggagggaggggagggagcggcggcggcggctgctgGGGGGAGCCATGTGGGAGTCGAGTCCTACCTGGGAGCCGTGCCAACTTCCTGCAAAGGGTTACAGCCCCGCAGCTCCCAGAGCCCACCAGAGGCGAGTTGGCTCTTGTCACGCATCCAAGGCGAGAGGAAGACAGCGGGAACGGAACAGGTACCGCCAACGCCGAGCGGCCTCGTTCGCCCCCCGAAGCTCGGCCGCTTGTTTTGATTTAAAGCCGCCCGAAGGGAAGGCCCCGCACGAGGCCGACGGGTGCCAAGGGTGGGGTGGACGGGGCCGGGGGTACGCGTGCATGCGAGGAaggggggccgggggggtgggggggggatgctGGCACCGCTCGCTCCTCGCCGTTTGGATTAACATGCGGGAGATGCGCCTGTCACTTTGCTTACTGTCAGCGCCTGCTCGGGGATGGGTGACGGCTTTGTTCGGGGTTGCCGTGCCAAGGCGGGCTTGGCAGCAGCTCCCCCGGAGGGCTGCGGGGTGCACGGCCGCCCCTCGGCCCCTGGTGCGGGCGAGATGA
- the MTCH1 gene encoding mitochondrial carrier homolog 1 isoform X1 has product MKWKHKIFAGTKAYTKSSLNGAPGTVTASLRPAICQLSPPPQASSNGPAHRDRQRGDARRTGRRRRSGGGGGAMAGEAPLPSVARAPPGGGPGPGAGPGRAEGTEGLFVALGAGLAAASHPLLYVKLLVQVGHEPLPPTVGRNVLGRKVLYLPGFFTYARHIVKVDGKRGLFRGLTPRLISSTLSTITRGSVKKAFPLEDMEHVSNKDDVKTSLRKVVKETSHEMMMQCVSRVVSHPLHVISMRCMVQFVGREVKYSGVFSAIGRIFKEEGILGFFVGLVPHILGDVIFLWCCNLLAHFINTYAVDDNFSQASVIRSYTKFVMGIAMSMLTYPFLLVGDLMAVNNCGLRAGLPPYAPAFTSWIHCWRYLSSQGQLFRGSSLLFRRAPMQAACFPID; this is encoded by the exons ATGAAatggaaacataaaatatttgcaggaaCAAAGGCATACACAAAATCCAGTCTCAACGGCGCGCCAGGCACCGTCACAGCCTCCCTACGCCCCGCGATCTGCcagctgtccccccccccccaagcctCGTCTAATGGTCCCGCCCACCGCGACCGACAGCGCGGTGACGCACGACGCACGGGGCGGCGCAGGCGCagtggcggcggcggcggggccaTGGCGGGCGAAGCGCCGCTGCCCTCGGTGGCGCgggcgccccctggcggcggGCCTGGGCctggggccgggccgggccgggccgagggCACCGAGGGGCTGTTCGTGGCGCTGGGCGCCGGGCTCGCCGCCGCCAGCCACCCGCTGCTCTACGTCAAGCTGCTCGTCCAG GTCGGGCACGAACCACTACCTCCAACTGTTGGAAGAAATGTACTGGGAAGAAAAGTACTGTACCTGCCTGGCTTCTTCACCTACG CCAGACACATTGTGAAGGTGGATGGGAAGAGAGGCCTCTTCCGTGGCCTTACTCCTCGCCTCATCTCAAGCACTTTATCAACCATCACCAGGGGGAGCGTGAAGAAG gCCTTTCCACTGGAGGACATGGAGCACGTATCTAACAAGGATGATGTGAAGACTTCCCTTAGGAAAGTGGTGAAAGAG aCATCTCACGAGATGATGATGCAGTGCGTGTCCCGGGTTGTGTCACATCCACTGCACG tGATCTCTATGCGCTGCATGGTCCAGTTTGTCGGCCGGGAAGTCAAATACAG TGGTGTATTCAGTGCTATCGGCAGGATATTCAAGGAGGAAGGGATCCTGGGATTCTTTGT AGGTTTAGTCCCTCACATCCTGGGGGATGTCATCTTCCTCTGGTGCTGCAACCTCTTGGCTCACTTCATCAACACCTATGCAGTGGATGATAAC TTCAGCCAGGCATCGGTGATCCGGAGCTACACGAAGTTTGTGATGGGG atTGCTATGAGCATGCTGACGTATCCATTCCTTCTCGTGGGAGATCTCATGGCAGTGAACAACTGCGG GTTGCGTGCCGGCCTCCCTCCTTATGCTCCTGCATTCACATCCTGGATCCATTGCTGGAGGTATCTCAGTAGCCAG gGGCAGCTGTTCCGTGGCTCCAGCCTGCTCTTCCGCAGAGCACCCATGCAAGCAGCCTGCTTCCCTATCGACTGA
- the MTCH1 gene encoding mitochondrial carrier homolog 1 isoform X3 has protein sequence MKWKHKIFAGTKAYTKSSLNGAPGTVTASLRPAICQLSPPPQASSNGPAHRDRQRGDARRTGRRRRSGGGGGAMAGEAPLPSVARAPPGGGPGPGAGPGRAEGTEGLFVALGAGLAAASHPLLYVKLLVQVGHEPLPPTVGRNVLGRKVLYLPGFFTYARHIVKVDGKRGLFRGLTPRLISSTLSTITRGSVKKAFPLEDMEHVSNKDDVKTSLRKVVKETSHEMMMQCVSRVVSHPLHVISMRCMVQFVGREVKYSGVFSAIGRIFKEEGILGFFVGLVPHILGDVIFLWCCNLLAHFINTYAVDDNFSQASVIRSYTKFVMGVACRPPSLCSCIHILDPLLEVSQ, from the exons ATGAAatggaaacataaaatatttgcaggaaCAAAGGCATACACAAAATCCAGTCTCAACGGCGCGCCAGGCACCGTCACAGCCTCCCTACGCCCCGCGATCTGCcagctgtccccccccccccaagcctCGTCTAATGGTCCCGCCCACCGCGACCGACAGCGCGGTGACGCACGACGCACGGGGCGGCGCAGGCGCagtggcggcggcggcggggccaTGGCGGGCGAAGCGCCGCTGCCCTCGGTGGCGCgggcgccccctggcggcggGCCTGGGCctggggccgggccgggccgggccgagggCACCGAGGGGCTGTTCGTGGCGCTGGGCGCCGGGCTCGCCGCCGCCAGCCACCCGCTGCTCTACGTCAAGCTGCTCGTCCAG GTCGGGCACGAACCACTACCTCCAACTGTTGGAAGAAATGTACTGGGAAGAAAAGTACTGTACCTGCCTGGCTTCTTCACCTACG CCAGACACATTGTGAAGGTGGATGGGAAGAGAGGCCTCTTCCGTGGCCTTACTCCTCGCCTCATCTCAAGCACTTTATCAACCATCACCAGGGGGAGCGTGAAGAAG gCCTTTCCACTGGAGGACATGGAGCACGTATCTAACAAGGATGATGTGAAGACTTCCCTTAGGAAAGTGGTGAAAGAG aCATCTCACGAGATGATGATGCAGTGCGTGTCCCGGGTTGTGTCACATCCACTGCACG tGATCTCTATGCGCTGCATGGTCCAGTTTGTCGGCCGGGAAGTCAAATACAG TGGTGTATTCAGTGCTATCGGCAGGATATTCAAGGAGGAAGGGATCCTGGGATTCTTTGT AGGTTTAGTCCCTCACATCCTGGGGGATGTCATCTTCCTCTGGTGCTGCAACCTCTTGGCTCACTTCATCAACACCTATGCAGTGGATGATAAC TTCAGCCAGGCATCGGTGATCCGGAGCTACACGAAGTTTGTGATGGGG GTTGCGTGCCGGCCTCCCTCCTTATGCTCCTGCATTCACATCCTGGATCCATTGCTGGAGGTATCTCAGTAG
- the MTCH1 gene encoding mitochondrial carrier homolog 1 isoform X2 — protein MKWKHKIFAGTKAYTKSSLNGAPGTVTASLRPAICQLSPPPQASSNGPAHRDRQRGDARRTGRRRRSGGGGGAMAGEAPLPSVARAPPGGGPGPGAGPGRAEGTEGLFVALGAGLAAASHPLLYVKLLVQVGHEPLPPTVGRNVLGRKVLYLPGFFTYARHIVKVDGKRGLFRGLTPRLISSTLSTITRGSVKKAFPLEDMEHVSNKDDVKTSLRKVVKETSHEMMMQCVSRVVSHPLHVISMRCMVQFVGREVKYSGVFSAIGRIFKEEGILGFFVGLVPHILGDVIFLWCCNLLAHFINTYAVDDNFSQASVIRSYTKFVMGVCRQLPHHSSASCCLWDCYEHADVSIPSRGRSHGSEQLRVACRPPSLCSCIHILDPLLEVSQ, from the exons ATGAAatggaaacataaaatatttgcaggaaCAAAGGCATACACAAAATCCAGTCTCAACGGCGCGCCAGGCACCGTCACAGCCTCCCTACGCCCCGCGATCTGCcagctgtccccccccccccaagcctCGTCTAATGGTCCCGCCCACCGCGACCGACAGCGCGGTGACGCACGACGCACGGGGCGGCGCAGGCGCagtggcggcggcggcggggccaTGGCGGGCGAAGCGCCGCTGCCCTCGGTGGCGCgggcgccccctggcggcggGCCTGGGCctggggccgggccgggccgggccgagggCACCGAGGGGCTGTTCGTGGCGCTGGGCGCCGGGCTCGCCGCCGCCAGCCACCCGCTGCTCTACGTCAAGCTGCTCGTCCAG GTCGGGCACGAACCACTACCTCCAACTGTTGGAAGAAATGTACTGGGAAGAAAAGTACTGTACCTGCCTGGCTTCTTCACCTACG CCAGACACATTGTGAAGGTGGATGGGAAGAGAGGCCTCTTCCGTGGCCTTACTCCTCGCCTCATCTCAAGCACTTTATCAACCATCACCAGGGGGAGCGTGAAGAAG gCCTTTCCACTGGAGGACATGGAGCACGTATCTAACAAGGATGATGTGAAGACTTCCCTTAGGAAAGTGGTGAAAGAG aCATCTCACGAGATGATGATGCAGTGCGTGTCCCGGGTTGTGTCACATCCACTGCACG tGATCTCTATGCGCTGCATGGTCCAGTTTGTCGGCCGGGAAGTCAAATACAG TGGTGTATTCAGTGCTATCGGCAGGATATTCAAGGAGGAAGGGATCCTGGGATTCTTTGT AGGTTTAGTCCCTCACATCCTGGGGGATGTCATCTTCCTCTGGTGCTGCAACCTCTTGGCTCACTTCATCAACACCTATGCAGTGGATGATAAC TTCAGCCAGGCATCGGTGATCCGGAGCTACACGAAGTTTGTGATGGGGGTATGTAGACAACTGCCACATCactcctctgcttcctgctgtctGTGGG atTGCTATGAGCATGCTGACGTATCCATTCCTTCTCGTGGGAGATCTCATGGCAGTGAACAACTGCGG GTTGCGTGCCGGCCTCCCTCCTTATGCTCCTGCATTCACATCCTGGATCCATTGCTGGAGGTATCTCAGTAG
- the SNRPE gene encoding small nuclear ribonucleoprotein E, protein MAYRGQGQKVQKVMVQPINLIFRYLQNRSRIQVWLYEQVNMRIEGCIIGFDEYMNLVLDDAEEIHSKTKSRKQLGRIMLKGDNITLLQSVSN, encoded by the exons ATGGCGTACCGCGGGCAGGGCCAGAAGGTGCAGAAGGTGATGGTGCAGCCCATC AACCTCATCTTCCGCTACCTGCAGAAC AGGTCAAGGATCCAGGTGTGGCTTTATGAGCAGGTGAACATGCGGATAGAAGGCTGCATCATT GGCTTTGATGAATATATGAACTTGGTGCTGGATGACGCAGAGGAGATTCActccaaaacaaaatcaaggAAGCAGCTGG GTCGGATCATGTTAAAAGGGGACAATATCACTCTTCTACAAAGTGTTTCTAACTAG